One part of the Acetoanaerobium sticklandii genome encodes these proteins:
- a CDS encoding anthranilate synthase component I family protein — MIKPDFKLLKELSKQGKFDITPVSISFKSNSKPIDVFNLLKEKFECTFILDVDDEYGNYDRYTFIGFNPKMKVSCKDSNMCLGEKRIFTKKPSEVLRGILKENRSPKFDFLPPFTGGFAGYFSYDYFKYIEPSVKFTSDNTCNFNDLELFLFDKIVVLDNLNNLITIIVNTSLLEIEKNYTKTIEDLNCIKQIISQENENLMKKGKLKSEFSPAVSKNDYMQMLEKSKSHIFEGDIFQIVLSNKVEAEFEGSLLNVYENLRLINPSPYIFYLSTEDIEIAGASPETLVKLKDKTLNTYPLAGTRPRGKTAEEDFNLEKELLLDEKEVAEHNMLVDLGRNDLGKISKFNSVEVEKYKMVERYSHVMHIASSVKGEICDGKDALDAIEAVLPAGTLSGAPKIKAVELIDKLEKDRRGIYGGALGYISFTGDMDMCIGIRLAYKKGDKVFVRSGAGIVSDSIPESEYNECINKSGAMIATINLLKEG, encoded by the coding sequence ATGATAAAACCAGATTTTAAGCTATTAAAAGAGCTATCGAAACAAGGAAAGTTTGATATTACACCAGTTAGTATAAGTTTTAAATCTAATAGTAAGCCCATAGATGTGTTTAATTTATTAAAAGAAAAATTTGAATGCACATTTATACTTGATGTAGATGATGAATATGGGAATTATGATAGATATACATTTATTGGATTCAATCCCAAAATGAAGGTGAGCTGTAAGGATTCAAATATGTGTTTAGGAGAAAAACGTATTTTTACAAAAAAACCTTCTGAAGTTCTCAGAGGAATTTTAAAGGAAAACAGAAGTCCTAAATTTGACTTTTTACCTCCATTTACAGGAGGGTTTGCAGGATATTTTTCTTATGATTATTTTAAGTATATAGAGCCAAGTGTTAAATTTACATCTGATAATACTTGTAACTTTAATGATTTAGAACTTTTTCTATTTGACAAGATAGTTGTTTTAGATAATTTAAATAATCTAATTACTATTATAGTTAATACTTCTCTATTAGAAATAGAAAAAAACTATACAAAAACTATTGAAGATTTAAATTGTATAAAACAAATTATATCTCAAGAAAACGAAAATTTAATGAAAAAAGGTAAATTAAAGAGTGAATTTTCTCCTGCTGTGAGCAAGAACGACTATATGCAGATGTTAGAAAAGTCTAAAAGTCATATATTTGAAGGAGATATTTTTCAAATAGTACTTTCGAATAAGGTTGAGGCTGAGTTTGAAGGTAGCTTGTTAAACGTATATGAAAATTTACGATTAATAAATCCCTCTCCATACATATTTTATTTGTCTACAGAAGATATAGAAATAGCTGGAGCCTCGCCAGAAACTTTAGTTAAACTTAAGGATAAAACATTAAATACATATCCGTTAGCAGGGACACGTCCTAGAGGAAAAACTGCTGAAGAAGATTTTAATTTAGAAAAGGAACTCCTTTTAGATGAAAAGGAAGTTGCTGAGCATAATATGCTTGTTGATTTAGGGAGAAATGATCTTGGAAAGATAAGTAAGTTTAATAGTGTGGAGGTTGAAAAGTACAAGATGGTAGAAAGGTATTCTCATGTTATGCATATAGCTTCATCTGTAAAAGGAGAAATATGTGATGGCAAAGATGCACTTGATGCTATTGAAGCTGTTCTTCCTGCCGGAACTCTTTCAGGAGCGCCAAAAATAAAAGCAGTTGAGTTGATAGATAAGCTTGAAAAAGATAGAAGAGGTATTTATGGAGGAGCACTAGGTTATATTAGCTTTACAGGAGATATGGATATGTGCATTGGGATAAGATTAGCGTATAAGAAGGGTGACAAAGTTTTTGTAAGAAGTGGAGCGGGAATTGTATCTGATTCTATACCAGAGAGTGAGTATAACGAATGTATAAATAAATCAGGAGCAATGATTGCCACTATAAATCTTTTGAAGGAGGGTTAG